From one Acidobacteriota bacterium genomic stretch:
- a CDS encoding CAP domain-containing protein has translation MKKTLSVFLLIGAGVFLVSPLLAGYAQNVSVATRGRIVRDGDEKKHTPYMDDSGPRKTDRPLYEVEQLERRCFDEVNRQRKARGLAPLRFSDELLPLARYYSWRMAEEKFFSHTDPEGRTIKERVSEYGIRWRVLGENLAYSNGYVNPVAASLSGWMDSPGHRKNILESVYTQSAIGAWISANGTVYFTQIFISK, from the coding sequence ATGAAAAAGACTCTGAGCGTTTTTTTATTGATTGGAGCAGGTGTTTTCCTGGTCTCGCCACTCCTTGCCGGTTACGCACAAAATGTGTCGGTTGCGACGCGCGGGCGCATTGTCCGCGACGGCGATGAAAAGAAACATACGCCCTACATGGATGATTCGGGTCCGCGCAAAACCGACCGTCCGCTTTATGAAGTCGAACAACTTGAACGCCGCTGTTTTGATGAAGTCAACCGCCAGCGCAAAGCGCGCGGGCTTGCGCCGTTGCGTTTTTCGGATGAACTGTTGCCGCTGGCGCGTTATTACAGCTGGCGCATGGCGGAAGAAAAATTCTTTTCGCACACCGACCCTGAAGGGCGCACCATCAAAGAGCGGGTAAGCGAATACGGCATTCGCTGGCGGGTTCTGGGCGAAAACCTCGCGTACTCGAACGGCTATGTCAATCCGGTTGCCGCAAGTCTGAGCGGTTGGATGGACAGCCCCGGTCATCGCAAAAATATCCTCGAATCGGTTTATACGCAAAGCGCCATCGGCGCCTGGATCAGCGCCAACGGCACGGTCTATTTCACTCAGATTTTCATCAGTAAATAG
- the rplI gene encoding 50S ribosomal protein L9 encodes MAHMDVLLCEDVDNLGQRGQVVRVRTGYGRNYLLPQGLAINATAGNKKMIDEQRRVLAKREERERQAAQSESERLNGLELRFERRVGESGILFGSVTALDIVEALKAQGYEIERRRVALKEPIKETGEFEVVIKLHREVTPTVKVSVRREGGEEAPAETAAATEAAPVADSTADEATTEAAEVNAAEATEATETAASEEA; translated from the coding sequence ATGGCACATATGGATGTTTTACTTTGTGAAGACGTAGACAACCTGGGGCAACGTGGTCAAGTCGTGCGTGTGCGTACAGGTTACGGAAGAAATTATTTGTTGCCGCAAGGACTGGCGATCAATGCCACCGCCGGTAACAAAAAGATGATTGATGAACAACGCCGCGTGCTTGCCAAACGCGAAGAACGCGAACGCCAAGCCGCGCAAAGCGAATCCGAAAGACTCAATGGTTTGGAACTGCGCTTTGAACGTCGCGTCGGCGAATCCGGCATTCTTTTCGGTTCGGTGACGGCGCTCGATATCGTTGAAGCGTTAAAAGCGCAAGGCTATGAAATCGAACGTCGCCGGGTGGCGTTGAAAGAGCCGATTAAAGAGACCGGCGAGTTTGAGGTGGTGATCAAACTGCACCGCGAAGTGACCCCCACGGTCAAAGTTTCGGTACGCCGAGAAGGCGGCGAAGAAGCGCCTGCCGAAACCGCTGCCGCCACAGAAGCGGCTCCTGTAGCCGATTCCACGGCGGATGAAGCTACGACGGAAGCCGCTGAAGTGAACGCGGCAGAAGCTACTGAAGCCACTGAAACCGCCGCTTCCGAAGAAGCGTAA
- a CDS encoding 50S ribosomal protein L25 — protein MNIEITLNATVREGVGKGFARRLRTQGLIPAAVYGEGEDPIAVAVNTKEIALILRSEHGHNTIFNLAIADKAPTTVIIKDWYVDPVKGKLLHADLMRLSLTTVTRVRVPIEMIGEPYGVKNQGGILESDLREVEIECLPTDIPDHVQVDVSGLSLGQHATVADLIYDRTKVKVMTDEHQMVAGVVASRLAVAEPTPVEATPEGGEPEVIKKGKTEE, from the coding sequence ATGAATATAGAAATTACATTAAATGCTACGGTTCGTGAAGGCGTTGGCAAAGGCTTTGCCCGCCGTTTGAGAACGCAAGGGCTGATTCCCGCAGCCGTTTATGGCGAAGGCGAAGACCCGATTGCAGTTGCTGTCAATACCAAGGAGATTGCCCTGATTTTACGTTCCGAGCATGGGCACAATACGATTTTCAATCTGGCGATTGCCGATAAAGCGCCGACCACCGTTATTATCAAAGATTGGTATGTTGACCCCGTGAAAGGGAAATTGCTACACGCCGATTTAATGCGTCTGTCGCTGACCACGGTTACACGGGTTCGTGTTCCGATTGAAATGATTGGTGAACCATACGGCGTCAAAAATCAGGGTGGCATTCTCGAATCCGATTTACGCGAAGTCGAAATCGAATGCTTACCTACAGACATTCCCGACCACGTTCAGGTTGATGTGTCAGGGTTATCTCTCGGACAACACGCCACGGTTGCCGACCTCATCTATGATCGGACGAAAGTTAAAGTGATGACCGATGAGCATCAGATGGTCGCAGGCGTTGTCGCTTCGCGCCTCGCGGTCGCCGAACCGACACCTGTTGAAGCCACCCCTGAAGGTGGTGAACCCGAAGTCATCAAAAAAGGGAAAACCGAAGAATAG
- the rpsF gene encoding 30S ribosomal protein S6, translating to MRVYEVLFIVSPKTEEEDIQSLITQFSDTVTHQGASVTNVNRLGLRRLAYPIQKFNEGHYVILTVEGSGKEIAEIERRMRVVDAVIRYLTIRIDEDLKRAAKFKARRSSRNSNHAPKPRRDSRGNNYAQASREEGDE from the coding sequence ATGAGAGTTTACGAAGTTCTATTTATTGTCTCTCCGAAAACCGAAGAGGAAGACATTCAATCTCTCATCACTCAATTCTCGGACACCGTCACCCATCAGGGGGCGAGCGTCACGAATGTCAACCGCCTGGGGCTTCGCCGCCTCGCTTACCCAATTCAAAAATTCAATGAAGGTCATTATGTGATACTGACCGTTGAAGGTTCCGGTAAAGAAATTGCTGAAATCGAACGCCGTATGCGCGTCGTTGATGCAGTCATCCGTTACCTGACCATCCGCATCGATGAAGACCTCAAACGCGCTGCCAAATTCAAAGCCCGGCGCAGTTCGCGCAATTCAAATCATGCGCCGAAACCACGTCGCGATTCGCGAGGCAACAACTATGCTCAAGCTTCAAGAGAGGAGGGTGACGAATAA
- the rpsR gene encoding 30S ribosomal protein S18, with product MSSEPKREDKERGGNRRFVRVKKSCRFCSDNVDYIDYKDTRVLNSYVPERGKILPRRISGVCSPHQRMLATAIKRARNAALIPFAAD from the coding sequence ATGAGTTCCGAACCGAAACGAGAGGATAAAGAAAGAGGCGGTAATCGTCGCTTTGTGCGAGTGAAAAAGTCTTGCCGGTTTTGCAGTGATAACGTCGATTACATCGATTACAAAGATACCCGGGTGTTGAATTCATATGTTCCTGAACGCGGTAAAATTTTGCCGCGTCGCATCTCAGGCGTATGCTCACCACATCAACGGATGCTCGCAACCGCAATCAAGCGCGCTCGCAACGCCGCGCTGATCCCGTTTGCTGCAGACTAA
- a CDS encoding replicative DNA helicase: MTRSAASDPFFEKGLPSNLEAERSILGAILLDNSVCNQAMELMRRDDFFLDSHRRIFDKMIVLSERGSSIDMITLAEELRRAGELEQVGNATYLSSLIDGVPRTDTIEPYVKIVKSKAILRKLITASNQIIARAFDEEDDPDVILDQAEQAIFQIAEDRVRAGFQHIGDVAQRRLEQIEQMSGRPEMITGIPSGFTDFDQMTSGMQRQDLIIIAARPSVGKTALALNMALYAAKNAHTIGIFSLEMSAEQLVSRLLCSEARVDAHRLRTGYLNREEWARLADALRRLCETKIFIDDTPGISVLEMRAKTRRLKAEHGLDLLVVDYLQLMQGRGRIESRQQEVSQISRDLKILAKELDVPVISLSQLSRATETRSDHRPQLSDLRDSGCLTGDSLVTLADTGRQVPIHDLVGKSDFAVWALNEATMKIEKAVVSNAFSTGIKPVYKMTTRLGREIRATANHKFRTFAGWKRLDELKTGERLAMPRVVPSGDKQTLSDAELALLGHLIGDGCTLPRQAIQYTTREKDLADLVATLAVEVFGGEVAPRIKFERNWYQVYLSSTRHHTHRVRSVVSEWLSELGVWGLRSYEKRIPQKVFEQPQSAIALFLRHLWATDGCIRLTKNHYPSIYYASSSQALAISVQSLLLRTGINASLYRISQNGKGRDQHQVHVSGKNELEKFADLIGAVGEYRKLSLAEIKLSVANFRANTNRDIVPQDIWQHYVLPAMKENHITTRDMMRKISTAYCGTQLYHQNVSRERAERISQAVHSEALEKLATSDVYWDEIKSIQPDGEEEVFDLTVPAHHNFIAANLFVHNSIEQDADVVCFIYRDEVYNATDENRGTAELIVSKQRNGPTGTVPLAFLKEFTRFENMWRGE, translated from the coding sequence ATGACGCGATCAGCAGCCAGCGACCCATTTTTTGAAAAAGGGCTTCCTTCAAATCTTGAAGCGGAGCGTTCGATTCTCGGCGCTATTCTGCTCGACAATTCGGTCTGCAATCAGGCAATGGAATTGATGCGCCGTGACGATTTTTTCCTCGACTCGCATCGTCGCATCTTCGACAAAATGATTGTGCTCAGCGAGCGCGGCTCGTCGATTGACATGATTACGCTTGCCGAAGAGTTGCGCCGCGCCGGTGAACTCGAACAGGTCGGCAATGCCACTTACCTCTCGTCGTTGATTGATGGCGTGCCGCGCACCGACACCATCGAGCCTTACGTTAAAATCGTCAAATCGAAAGCGATTCTCAGAAAGCTTATTACCGCATCGAACCAAATCATTGCCCGCGCTTTTGACGAAGAAGACGACCCCGACGTCATTTTAGACCAGGCTGAGCAGGCGATTTTTCAGATTGCCGAAGACCGCGTTCGCGCAGGCTTTCAACATATCGGCGATGTGGCGCAACGCCGTCTGGAACAAATCGAACAGATGTCCGGGCGTCCCGAAATGATTACCGGCATTCCTTCGGGCTTTACCGATTTCGACCAGATGACCTCAGGGATGCAACGTCAGGATTTGATTATCATCGCCGCCCGCCCGTCTGTCGGGAAAACCGCGCTGGCGTTGAATATGGCGCTCTATGCGGCGAAAAATGCCCATACCATCGGCATATTCAGTCTGGAAATGTCCGCTGAACAACTGGTATCGCGCTTGCTCTGTTCCGAAGCCCGGGTTGATGCGCACCGTTTACGAACCGGTTATCTGAATCGTGAAGAATGGGCGCGGCTCGCGGATGCGTTAAGGCGTTTATGTGAAACCAAAATCTTTATTGATGACACGCCCGGTATCAGCGTTCTGGAAATGCGCGCCAAGACGCGCCGCCTGAAAGCCGAACACGGACTGGATTTATTGGTGGTTGACTATTTGCAATTGATGCAGGGGCGCGGGCGCATCGAATCGCGCCAGCAAGAGGTTTCGCAGATTTCGCGCGATTTGAAAATTCTTGCCAAAGAGTTGGATGTGCCGGTCATATCCCTATCGCAACTCTCGCGCGCCACCGAAACCCGCAGCGACCACCGCCCGCAACTGAGCGATTTAAGAGATTCAGGTTGTCTTACGGGCGATAGTTTGGTGACGCTTGCTGACACTGGCAGACAAGTTCCAATTCATGACCTGGTTGGTAAATCAGACTTTGCGGTTTGGGCATTAAATGAAGCGACGATGAAAATCGAAAAAGCAGTGGTTAGCAATGCTTTTTCAACAGGCATTAAGCCAGTTTACAAAATGACGACTCGTTTGGGGCGTGAAATTCGCGCCACTGCAAATCACAAGTTCCGCACCTTTGCCGGATGGAAACGATTAGATGAATTAAAAACCGGTGAGCGATTGGCAATGCCGCGAGTAGTTCCAAGCGGCGACAAGCAGACCCTGAGTGATGCGGAACTGGCATTGCTTGGTCATTTAATTGGCGATGGTTGTACGTTGCCTCGCCAGGCGATTCAATATACGACTCGCGAAAAAGATTTGGCGGACTTGGTCGCTACGCTTGCTGTCGAAGTTTTTGGCGGTGAAGTCGCTCCACGTATAAAATTTGAGCGCAACTGGTATCAGGTTTATCTGTCTTCAACGCGACATCATACACATAGGGTGCGCAGCGTCGTTTCAGAATGGTTGAGCGAGTTAGGCGTATGGGGGCTGCGCTCTTATGAAAAGCGCATTCCGCAAAAGGTTTTTGAGCAACCCCAATCAGCAATTGCACTTTTCCTTCGCCACCTCTGGGCAACCGACGGGTGCATCCGATTAACCAAAAATCATTATCCAAGCATCTATTACGCATCCAGCAGCCAAGCATTGGCTATCAGCGTTCAATCGCTTTTATTGCGAACGGGTATCAACGCAAGTTTGTATAGAATTTCTCAAAATGGGAAAGGCAGAGATCAACATCAGGTTCATGTGAGCGGAAAAAATGAGTTGGAAAAATTTGCTGACCTTATTGGTGCGGTTGGCGAATACAGAAAACTCTCTTTGGCAGAAATAAAACTTTCCGTTGCCAATTTCCGAGCCAATACCAATAGGGATATTGTGCCTCAAGATATCTGGCAGCATTATGTATTACCAGCAATGAAAGAAAACCACATCACCACAAGAGACATGATGCGGAAAATCAGCACAGCATATTGTGGGACGCAACTGTATCATCAAAATGTGAGCCGTGAACGCGCAGAGCGTATATCACAAGCTGTTCATTCTGAGGCGCTGGAAAAATTGGCAACGAGCGATGTTTATTGGGATGAAATTAAATCCATTCAACCTGATGGTGAAGAAGAAGTTTTTGACTTAACGGTTCCAGCCCACCATAACTTTATAGCCGCTAACCTCTTTGTTCACAATAGTATAGAGCAAGACGCCGACGTCGTCTGTTTTATTTATCGTGATGAAGTTTATAATGCGACGGATGAAAATCGCGGCACCGCCGAGTTGATTGTCAGCAAACAGCGAAACGGCCCGACGGGAACCGTGCCGCTGGCATTTTTGAAAGAGTTCACCCGCTTTGAAAATATGTGGCGGGGTGAATAA
- the pth gene encoding aminoacyl-tRNA hydrolase, with product MKLIVGLGNPGRDYEKTRHNLGFMLIDRLFERAGGHRFREEASAEIAEVNLAGERIMLVKPLTYMNLSGNAVRPLLEKYAGGEASNLIVACDDVALPFGMIRIRPHGSAGGQKGLQSIIDRLGSQNFPRLRLGIKPEHQVGQLKNFVLSPIPRKDYEALNAVLDRASDAVEMILKDDVERAMQSFNERVKEVKSDD from the coding sequence ATGAAGTTAATTGTCGGGCTTGGCAATCCTGGACGAGATTATGAAAAGACGCGACATAATCTCGGATTTATGCTGATTGACCGGTTATTTGAAAGAGCAGGCGGGCATCGCTTTCGCGAAGAAGCCAGCGCCGAAATCGCAGAGGTCAATTTGGCGGGTGAGCGCATAATGCTCGTCAAGCCCCTGACCTACATGAATCTGAGCGGCAATGCGGTTCGTCCATTGCTCGAAAAATATGCGGGCGGTGAAGCGTCAAACCTTATAGTCGCCTGCGATGATGTGGCGTTGCCATTTGGCATGATTCGCATACGCCCGCATGGCAGCGCCGGCGGGCAAAAAGGCTTGCAATCGATTATTGACCGGCTCGGCAGTCAAAATTTTCCGCGCCTGCGACTCGGCATTAAACCTGAGCATCAGGTCGGGCAATTGAAAAATTTCGTGCTTTCGCCGATACCCAGGAAAGATTACGAAGCATTGAACGCAGTTCTCGACCGCGCTTCCGATGCTGTCGAGATGATTCTCAAAGACGATGTCGAACGCGCGATGCAAAGTTTTAATGAACGTGTGAAAGAAGTGAAAAGTGATGATTGA
- a CDS encoding ribose-phosphate pyrophosphokinase — MSLTEEGVASIKEGGVKNLKVFSGNANLPLALEICQHLGMEIGKANTGRFSDGEYNFQILENVRGQDCFIVQPTCPPVNENIMELLIMLDAFRRSSAKRVTAVIPYYGYARKDRKDRPRVPISSKLVANLITEAGADRVLLFDLHAGQIQGFFDIPSDHLFAAPVLVKYFQEQNLPNLTVVAPDAGGVERARAYAKRLDAELAIIDKRRDYDRLGEVEVLHVVGEVEGRTALIVDDMIDTAGTLVKAAEALKKNGAEVVYATAVHPVFSDPALERIEASPLKEVVVTNTIPTEKACRSSKVKCMSVAGLLAQALVSIHNETSVSRLFI; from the coding sequence GTGAGTTTGACAGAGGAAGGCGTCGCAAGTATCAAAGAGGGGGGCGTTAAGAATTTGAAGGTATTTTCAGGAAATGCCAACTTACCGCTTGCTTTGGAGATTTGCCAGCATCTTGGCATGGAGATTGGAAAAGCCAATACCGGACGCTTTTCTGATGGCGAGTACAATTTTCAAATCCTCGAAAATGTGCGCGGACAAGATTGTTTTATCGTCCAGCCAACCTGCCCGCCGGTGAACGAAAACATCATGGAACTGCTCATCATGCTGGATGCCTTCCGGCGTTCGTCGGCAAAACGGGTAACCGCCGTGATTCCTTATTACGGTTATGCGCGCAAGGATCGCAAAGACCGTCCGCGAGTGCCGATTTCATCGAAGCTCGTTGCCAATTTGATTACTGAGGCTGGAGCCGACCGCGTCTTGCTTTTTGATTTGCATGCCGGACAGATTCAAGGGTTCTTTGATATTCCGTCAGACCATTTATTTGCCGCGCCTGTGCTGGTCAAATATTTTCAGGAGCAGAACCTGCCGAACCTGACGGTGGTTGCGCCCGATGCCGGAGGCGTTGAACGCGCCCGCGCCTATGCGAAACGCCTGGACGCAGAACTCGCGATTATTGATAAACGTCGCGATTATGACCGCCTCGGCGAAGTCGAAGTTTTGCATGTGGTTGGTGAAGTCGAAGGGCGCACGGCACTGATTGTTGACGATATGATTGACACTGCCGGAACACTTGTCAAAGCCGCCGAGGCGCTCAAGAAAAATGGCGCAGAGGTGGTTTACGCGACGGCGGTGCATCCGGTTTTTTCAGACCCGGCGCTTGAGAGAATCGAAGCGTCGCCGCTTAAAGAAGTGGTGGTGACCAATACGATTCCGACAGAAAAAGCCTGTCGCTCATCGAAAGTCAAATGTATGAGCGTTGCCGGACTTCTGGCGCAGGCGCTGGTTTCGATTCACAATGAAACATCTGTGAGTCGGTTGTTTATTTGA
- a CDS encoding tetratricopeptide repeat protein, whose translation MKNNKCIITGSALALLLSTVPQTGFSANLNPFRTDSRTPIQDTKQEPKTDRAAAMKKYLEAQNYEQSGNTPKAIAAYKEAIQLDPTSADLRVALGSLYLKERNVIDAESQAREAVNVAPDNLDARKLIARIYIAQSFVGNEFKKEKAQDAVKELEEIAKRDQSAKIDFGGERPIPVMALIADLYWTLEDRDKAIEAIKKVSTNDTSADAIHAQLAQWLFQENKFREAAEAAKKAYDLNPKSTQYAGLLAKSYLRLGRTQEALDIYKKALNKKDPKDPKAKDDDDDETGMSRIGISPLIFDYADALVFAGKYDEAVKELEPVLKLARKDSPIYLTAMRTKVDALRRSGKREEAVKTLEDTLKGQDVSDSLPILYSLAETYEEMQNFDKAVNTYEEALGAILNPDGTVSDRKEDKQNAGLILARIALAYRTSGKRDKAYETFERMRKVLGKDSPRPDEQILDSLLDEGKNKEALEAANAAMTRFPNERSFKFARAQAAGKLGDIATVDSTMKSLLKNNEEDSDVYMVWASIQLEANQLKQAEETVRKAIALEAKDIRPLITLAIIQERQDKMKDAEATLRKALEIDPENATILNNLGYFLAERGDRLPEATALIQRAVNIAPTNGSFLDSLGWAFFKQGKIPEAQKHLEQAVIYSPRSSAIHDHLGDLYKKLGQMDKARASWEEALKLATEPEEIKKIKEKLGKK comes from the coding sequence TTGAAAAATAATAAATGCATCATTACCGGCTCGGCACTGGCTTTGCTCTTGTCGACCGTTCCTCAAACTGGGTTCAGCGCCAATTTGAACCCGTTCAGAACAGATTCCCGAACACCGATTCAGGACACCAAACAGGAGCCAAAGACGGATCGCGCGGCGGCGATGAAGAAATATCTCGAAGCCCAAAATTACGAGCAGTCCGGCAATACGCCCAAAGCTATTGCTGCTTACAAAGAAGCGATTCAACTTGATCCGACCTCTGCCGATTTGCGGGTGGCGCTGGGGTCGCTTTATCTGAAAGAGCGCAACGTCATCGATGCCGAATCGCAGGCTCGCGAAGCCGTCAATGTCGCGCCTGACAATCTCGATGCGCGAAAATTGATTGCCCGCATTTACATCGCGCAATCGTTTGTCGGTAACGAATTCAAAAAAGAGAAAGCTCAGGATGCGGTTAAAGAACTCGAAGAGATTGCCAAACGCGACCAAAGCGCCAAAATTGATTTCGGCGGCGAACGCCCGATTCCAGTGATGGCATTGATTGCCGATTTGTACTGGACGCTCGAAGACCGCGACAAAGCGATTGAGGCGATAAAGAAGGTTTCAACAAATGATACGTCGGCAGATGCCATCCACGCGCAACTCGCGCAATGGTTATTTCAGGAAAACAAATTCCGCGAAGCCGCCGAAGCCGCGAAAAAAGCTTATGACCTCAACCCCAAATCCACGCAATATGCGGGATTGCTGGCTAAATCCTATCTTCGTCTGGGTCGTACTCAGGAAGCTTTAGACATTTACAAAAAGGCGTTGAATAAAAAAGACCCGAAAGACCCGAAAGCCAAAGACGACGACGATGACGAAACCGGTATGAGTCGCATCGGCATTTCGCCGCTGATTTTCGATTATGCCGACGCCCTGGTGTTTGCCGGCAAATATGATGAAGCGGTGAAAGAATTGGAACCGGTCTTGAAACTGGCGCGCAAAGACAGCCCGATTTATCTGACTGCCATGCGCACCAAAGTCGATGCCTTGCGCCGTTCAGGAAAACGCGAAGAGGCGGTGAAAACCCTCGAAGATACCCTCAAAGGTCAAGATGTTTCCGACAGTTTGCCGATTCTTTATTCGCTCGCCGAAACCTACGAAGAGATGCAGAACTTCGATAAAGCTGTGAACACCTATGAAGAGGCGCTTGGCGCAATTCTCAATCCTGATGGTACGGTGAGCGACCGCAAAGAAGATAAACAAAACGCCGGATTGATACTCGCCCGCATTGCGCTCGCCTATCGCACCTCGGGCAAACGCGACAAAGCCTATGAAACCTTTGAGCGCATGCGCAAAGTCTTAGGCAAAGACAGCCCGCGTCCCGATGAACAAATCCTTGATTCATTGCTTGATGAAGGCAAAAACAAAGAGGCGCTGGAAGCCGCCAATGCTGCGATGACCCGCTTTCCCAACGAGCGTTCGTTCAAATTCGCGCGCGCCCAGGCGGCAGGCAAACTCGGCGATATAGCAACCGTCGATTCAACCATGAAATCGCTGCTCAAAAATAATGAAGAGGATTCCGATGTTTATATGGTTTGGGCAAGCATTCAGCTTGAAGCCAATCAGTTGAAACAGGCAGAAGAGACGGTGCGCAAAGCCATTGCCCTTGAAGCCAAAGACATTCGTCCGTTGATTACCCTCGCCATTATTCAAGAGCGCCAGGATAAGATGAAGGATGCCGAAGCGACTTTGCGTAAGGCTTTAGAAATCGACCCGGAAAACGCGACGATTCTCAATAACCTCGGATATTTTCTGGCAGAACGCGGCGACCGTTTGCCGGAAGCGACTGCTTTGATTCAACGCGCTGTCAACATTGCGCCGACCAATGGGTCATTTCTCGATTCACTGGGCTGGGCGTTTTTCAAACAGGGTAAAATTCCCGAAGCGCAAAAACACCTGGAGCAGGCGGTCATTTATTCGCCGCGCTCATCGGCAATTCACGACCATCTGGGCGACCTTTACAAAAAACTCGGACAAATGGATAAAGCGCGCGCCAGTTGGGAAGAGGCTTTGAAACTGGCAACCGAACCCGAAGAAATTAAAAAAATCAAAGAAAAACTGGGCAAAAAATAG
- the ispE gene encoding 4-(cytidine 5'-diphospho)-2-C-methyl-D-erythritol kinase → MRVKSYAKINWTLDVLYKREDGFHELRTIYQTVSLHDTLTLTETDGAIDIVCADARVPTDETNLVYRAAAKLREAAGVRSGARIEIEKRIPVAAGMGGGSSNAAATLLGLLRLWRVVMDETQLTSMAAELGSDVPLFLIGGTMLGIGRGEEVYPIAEVNCANLLLVNPGIAVSTAEAYKKLSRLTRQESPLIIPFTFFAAKDIHRLPLRARNDFEAVVFSDYPKIAEVKKSLIEAGARHALMSGSGATVYAVFDNQVTSENARDLMRARGYWAECAHTINRGQYKKTIFE, encoded by the coding sequence ATGCGAGTTAAATCCTACGCCAAAATCAACTGGACGCTTGATGTGCTTTACAAACGCGAAGATGGTTTTCACGAACTTCGGACGATCTATCAAACGGTTTCGCTGCACGACACCCTGACCTTGACTGAAACTGATGGCGCAATCGACATTGTTTGCGCCGATGCGCGGGTGCCGACGGATGAAACGAATCTGGTGTATCGGGCGGCTGCCAAACTGCGTGAAGCCGCAGGGGTAAGAAGCGGCGCGAGAATCGAAATTGAAAAACGCATTCCCGTAGCTGCCGGGATGGGCGGCGGTTCATCGAATGCGGCGGCAACGCTGTTGGGACTTTTGCGGCTCTGGCGCGTGGTGATGGATGAGACGCAATTGACATCAATGGCTGCGGAACTTGGTTCCGATGTACCGCTTTTTTTAATCGGCGGAACCATGCTTGGCATCGGACGCGGCGAAGAGGTCTATCCGATTGCAGAGGTAAACTGCGCGAATTTATTGCTAGTTAATCCCGGCATTGCGGTGTCAACGGCTGAGGCATACAAAAAGCTTTCACGGTTGACAAGGCAAGAGTCGCCCCTTATCATACCCTTTACTTTTTTTGCCGCAAAAGACATCCATAGGCTACCACTAAGAGCCAGAAACGATTTTGAAGCGGTGGTGTTCAGCGACTATCCGAAAATCGCGGAAGTCAAAAAGAGCTTAATTGAAGCAGGCGCACGACACGCGCTGATGTCGGGCAGCGGCGCGACGGTATATGCGGTCTTTGACAATCAGGTAACGAGCGAAAACGCTAGAGACTTAATGCGTGCCCGGGGGTATTGGGCAGAGTGCGCCCATACGATTAATCGTGGTCAATATAAAAAAACTATTTTTGAGTAA